In the Candidatus Alcyoniella australis genome, CCGCGACCTCCGGCGCCGCCCATTCCCATGCCGAAATGGCTCTGCACGTTGGGGGCGGAGGCGCTGGACAATGTACCGGATTTGTACTGCTCAACAGCCTGCCGCACTTGGCCGCTGACACCGGTAATCACCTGTATTCCGGCCGCGCCGAATGTCTGAAATGCGTTCGGGCCACAATTGCCGGTCAGCACGATCGACACGTCTTCGTTCGACATGAGCTGCGCGGACTGGATCCCTGCGCCGCCCCCCAATGCAATATTGGGGTTTTGAATGGACTTGAACTCTAATGTGTCCGGATCGATGATTAAAAAGTAGGAGCAACGCCCGAAACGTGTCTCAATCGTATCATCAAGCGTCGGTCCGGTGGATGTTACGGCAATCTTCATTTCTATATTCTCCTTTATTGTATTGCTTTGCTGAGTTGATCCCCAAGATGAACAATGGCCTTAAAAGCCGGCCCTTTCCCGTACTCAATGACTGTTTTTCCCGCCATCAGTGCATCGTTCACATTGTGATCAAAAGGAATCCTGCCGATAACGCGGGATCCCATTTCTTGGGCAATGGTTTCGATCCGCTGGGCCTGTTCCATATTAAGATCGGCCTTGTTGATAAC is a window encoding:
- a CDS encoding NifB/NifX family molybdenum-iron cluster-binding protein translates to MKIAVTSTGPTLDDTIETRFGRCSYFLIIDPDTLEFKSIQNPNIALGGGAGIQSAQLMSNEDVSIVLTGNCGPNAFQTFGAAGIQVITGVSGQVRQAVEQYKSGTLSSASAPNVQSHFGMGMGGAGGRG